Genomic DNA from Streptomyces sp. NBC_01571:
AGGCCCGCGCCGAGATTGCCCGGCCAGTCGCCCGGATCCATGGCCAGAACGTCGAAGTCGGGACCGGCGGGCGTGGCGCTGCGGCGGCGGAGGAAGGACATGCCGCAATGGTACGTGTCCGGCCGCCGGCCGGGGCCCGGGGGCGTCTCCCGCACGGGGCTACGCGGGTGGCTGTTCGCCCAGCGCCGCCGCCAGTCCCGTACGGTCCGTGCCCACCTTCCGGTAGACCGCCGAGAGCAGCCGGACGACGGACGGCTCGTCGATGTGCAGTTCCTCGGCGACCTGGTCCGCGGTGCGGCCCCCGGCGGTGAGCGCGGCCGCCGTGCGCTCCCGGGCGGTGAGCGTGTCCGTCTCGGTGCTGTGCAGTCTGCGCGGGCGCAGCCCTGCGGCCGCCAGCTCGTCACGGGCCTCTTCGACGAGCCCGTCGGCGCCGCACTGTACGGCCGCGTCGAGCCCTCGGTAGAGGTGTTCGGCGGCTTCCTTGGGGCGGCCCGAGCGGCGCAGCTCGGTACCCAGGGCGACCAGGGCGCACGCGAGTTCGTACGCGGCCGGGGAGCGCTCCAGGTGGGCCACGGATTCTTCGAGGAGTTTGACGCGAGCGGAGCCCGAGGAGACCTCGGCGGCGGCCCGCAGTGCCTGGCCGACGGCCGAGGGGGCGCCGTACTGGCGGGCGCGCTGCACCGCTTCGTGGGCGGTGGCGACGGCGCGGTCCGGTGCGTCGTGGCTCTCGGCGCGGGCCAGGTGGAGCTGCCACGGGCACCAGGAGGGGTTGCGGATGCCGCGTGGGTCGAGGCGGCGGCCGGCCGCCGCCAGCTCGGCTGCGGCGTCCTTGGTGAGGCCTCGGGCGAGCAGCAGTTGCCCGTACACGATCTGGGCGTCGGGGAAGGTCACGGCGGCGGGGAAGGGCGCCCGGAACGCGTACTCCTCGGCGGTCCGGGCGGCCTCGGCGACCCGGCCGCGGGCCAGCAGGATCTCGACGAGGGTGGCGACGGCGTACCAGTGGACGGGGGTGCCGGGCCCGACGCGCTCGGCGAGCCGGAAGCCGGCGCGGACGAAGTCCTCGGCCTCGGCGAGCCGGCCGCGGCGGTAGCGGACGTAGGCGAGGATCGTGTAGCCGAAGGAGAGGTGGGCGCCGTGCCAGCCCTGGCTCTCGAAGTCGGCGATGCCGGCGGCGAACAGTTCCTCGGTGCGTCCCGGGCGGTCCGCGTACATGAAGGTGAGGGCGACCAGGATGGGCACTTCGAAGCCGCGGTCGGCCTCGGCCCAGCCCAGGCCGCCGGCGAGGGCGCGCTCGGCGTGTTCCAGTGCGACGTGGGCGGGTTCGCCGCGCAGTGTGGCGTCCCAGGCGCGCAGGCCGATGACATAGCGCTCGGTGAGGTCGCGGCCGGTCAGTCGGTCGGCGAGGCGGGTCAGCCGGCGCGAGCGGGCGGGCGAGTCGGGCTCGTCGGCCCGGAAGGCGTCCCACATGAACTGCTCGGACTGCATGCGCAGCCGTACCCGGGCGTCCGCGGTCATCCGGCTCTCCCGGGCGAGCGTCTCGGAGGCCTCGGCGAGCCGGTCGCTGTGGGCGAGGACCTGGGAGAGCCGGTAGACGACGTTGTGGCGCAGCTCGGGGTCGGTGATGGGTTCCTCGAGGGCGGCCCTGAGGTGGTTGACGGTGGTCGCCGGTTCGGTGAGCAGGGAGGCGCAGCCCAGTTCGTACAGGACGGCCGCGCGTTCCTTGAAGGGCGGTGGTTCGCGCAGGGCGCGGGCGAGGTAGCGGCGGGCCGCGTCGGGGGCGCCGGCGCGCTGGGTCTCACGGGCGGCGGCGCGCAGTTGCTGGACGACCCAGACGTCGCCGTCGGGGTGGCTCTCCATGAGGTGGCGGGCGGCGGCGGAGGGGCCGAGGCCCTCGTTGATCACGCACCACGCGGCCTGGCCGTGCAGGGCCACGCGGACACCGCCGGGGATGGCGCGGTAGACGGCGGTGGCGACCAGCGGGTGCACGAACTCCAGGGTGTCGGCGCCGGTGAGGATCCGGGCGCCGCGCAGGGCGTCCGCCGCGTCGGCGGCCTCCTCGGAGCCGAGTCCGGCGACGGCCGCGGCAAGGGGCGGGGCGATCTCCGTGCCGAGCACCGCACAAGCCCAGGCGAAGCGGACGGTGGAGGTGCCCAGGCGTTCGAGGCGGGCGATCAGGCCGCTGCCCTTGACGGCGGCGGCGAGGTCGCGCAGCAGGTGTGCGCCGGCTTCCGTCGGGACCAGCCCGCGGTCGCGCACCTTCGCGGTCAGTTCCACCGCCTCGAAGGGGTTGCCCGCCGTGACCGCCCAGCACTCCCGGCAGAACGCGTCGTCGGCCTGGGCGCCGAGGTCCTCGCGCACCAGCCGTGCGACGGCGGCGGCGCTGAGTGGTTCGAGATCGACGGGGCGCTGGCCCGCACGCCCCGGCAGGACCCTGAACGACTCGGCGTGGTCGGGGAGTTCATCGGGCCGGTAGCCGACGACGAGCAGCAGCGGGAGTTCCTCGGCGCGGGGCGCGAAGGCGGCGAGCCAGCTCAGCGACTCGGGGTCGGCCCAGTGCGCGTCGTCGAGGACGAGCACCATCGGGGCGCGCTGGACGGCGAGGTGGGTGAGGACCCAGTCGAGGCCGGCGCGCAGACCCTGCTGGTCGGGCGGAGCACCCTCGGCGGCGGCGCACAGGCCGAGCGCGGGTCCGACGATGGCGTACCAGCTGCCGAGCGAGGCGCGGAGTTCGGCCTCCGAGAATCCGGCGAGGTGCGGTTGCAGGAGTTGACGGGCGACGTGGAAGGCGACGCGCTGTTCCTGCTCGCCGCCGCGTGCGGACAGGACGGTGCAGCCCTTGGCCGCGGCGCGCCGCCGCACCTCGGCGAGGAGGGTCGTCTTGCCGATCCCGGCGCGTCCGGCGAAGGCGAGGAGCGCGCCGCGGGGCCGCTCGGGTGCTTCGGAGCCGTCCTTGCGCAGACCGGTGAGCTCGCTCAACGCCTCCTCGACAGCGGTGAGTTCACTCTCGCGTTCGTAGAGAGTCCTTCTGCTGCGTACGCTGCGCTGTCCCATCCTCCACCCCCTGGCCACGGTGGTGCGTCCTGCGCGGGGAGCGGGTGCGCACCGTGACCTCCAGGCACCTCAGCGTACGCCGATGGCGCCTTCCGGGGAGCCCTTACGGTCGCTGACGAGCGGATCTTTCGTCAATCCCGTGCGGCGGACGCGGACTTCCCGTCCCGTGGGGGTGACGGGCCCCGCGCACGTCGTTCCGGCGGGCCGGCGAACGCTTTCGGCGGGCAGCATGTTCGGGTGGGAATGTCCCTCGCGGGTGCCGCCTCCCAGGCGCACCGGGACCGCGGCCGTCCCCTCGCCCGTGGCGTCCCGTGCGGCCATGACGGGCATCTCCCTCGCGGCGGGCATGACGTCGTCGAGCGTCGGACGGCCGGCCGTGGCGCGCTCTTCGATGCCGGACCGCATCCGGGAATCCGGTCACGGTGACGGCTTCCGCCGGTCGCGAGCTGGGGCCGGCCTGACACGGGGATCTCTGATCCCGGCTTGATCGCCGTCCTCGATCACGGATCCCCGGTCCCCGAGGACGGAACGGGGTCCGGGTGATCCGACGATCCGGGACGCATCACGATTCGTGATCGGTGCCAGATCGGATTGCGTCTTGGACAGCCCCCGGCCCGGTGTTGGACTGGATCCGCGGCGGTTCCCGGCCCTGAGGCCCGGGACCGTACGGCATCAGTTCAACCTCGATCCAGCGGAGAACACCATGCCTCTCATCCACGTTCAGCAGACCCCCGGCAAGACCGCCGAACAGAAGGCCCAGTTGGTCCGTGACCTGACCGACGCGTATGTGCAGGCCACCGGCAGCAAGCCGGAGAGCGTGTGGCTGACGGTGCAGGAGATCGGTACCGACAGCTGGTCGATCGCCGGCGAGACGCTCGCGGCCCGAGCCGCCAAGCGCTGACCCCCGGACCCGTCGGCCCACCAGCCCCACACACAACCGCCGTTTCCGGGACGGCGCTTCCTGGACGGGGGGTCGGACACTCCCGACGCCACCTACGAGGGAGCTTCCCGCCGGATCCGGTGGGAGACCGGGCAGTCCGCGTATCCGATCCGCCATGCCGGTGCGGATCGAGGGGCATCAGCGGTCGCCGCTGACGGACAAGGAGCCGATCACCGCCCCGGCCACAGACGATCCGGGCCGCCCGCCGGAGCTCCTCGGCAGGGCGCCCGGCCTCCCCCATCGGGCCGGACGGCGGGGGCGGAGATCGTCCGGACGCCGGCCCCCTCCGGGTGGGTCCGCCCCCGGCCCACTTTTGACCAAGGAAGTCGTCCGTCATGAAGACCGCATCGACACGTGCGCCCTACGCGCTGCTGCTCGCCGTTCTGTGCTCGCTGAACGCCGGTGGACTGTTCGCCTCCGACATCAATCTGCCGGGTGTGCCGGCCACCGCGCACGCCTTTCACACCCCGGTCGCGTCCGTGCAGTGGACGTTCAGCGCGTTCATGATCGGCATCGCGGTCTCCCAGGCGGTCTACGGGCCGGTCTCGGACGCGTACGGCCGCAAGGGCGTCATCGTCTCCGGGCTCGGCCTGTTCGTCGTGGCCTCGCTGGTGTGCGCGGTGGCGCCCACGGTCGAGGTGTTCGGTGCCGGCCGGCTCCTCCAGGCGCTGGGCGCCGGGTCGGGCATGGTGCTGGGCCGGGCCGTGATCAGCGACTTGTACGAGGAGAGGGACGCGGCCCGGATGTTCGCCACGGTCATGCCGATCGTGGGTGTCTCCCCGTCCGTCGCTCCCCTGGTGGGCGGCTATCTGACCACGTACGTCTCCTGGCGCGCGGCATTTGCGGTGACCGCCCTGCTCGGCCTGGTGACGCTGGTCGTGATGATCACCTCGATCCCCGAGAGCCTGCCGCCGGAGCGGCGCAGCAAGCACCTCGGCACCACGCTGAAGGCCTACCCCAAGCTGCTGACCCGTCCGCTGTTCTGGGCGTACACGATCAACCTGGCGGTGGCGTACGGCGGTTACTTCGGCTACCTGGCCGCCTCCCCGCTCGTCTTCGAGAAGATGGGCCTGGCCACCCAGACCACCAGTTACTGCTACATCACCGTCTCGATCGCGTACGTCGCGGGCAACCTGACCTCGCGCACCCTGGTCCGCGCGCGGCCTGTTGACCGACTGCTGTGGATGGGCCACGGATTCTTTCTCGCCGGTGCGCTGATGATGCTCGGTCTGGGGCTGAGCGGGGCCGGCCGGCCCTGGGGTCTGCTGGTCCTGGTGTTCATGCCGGTGATGACCTTCGGCAACGGCTTCCTGCTGCCGTTGTCGATGAGTGCGGGGGTGACGGCTTTCCGCTCGACGGCGGGATCGGCGTCCGGCCTGATGGGCGCCCTCCAGTTGCTGGCCGCCTCGCTGGGAATCTTCCTCTCCAGCCGGCTGCCGGCGGGCGATCTCTCCGCCCTGGGCTGGTTCGTCATGGCCGCCGCGGTTCTGGGAACGGCCGCCTTCGCTTTGTTCCTTTCGCTGGCGGCGCGGCAGCCCTCCGCTCCACAAAGGTGTGACGGCGAATTCCGCGGCGCCGGCACGGAGGCCGGTGATCTGCGGGGAGTTACCGCCGACTGAAGGGAATCCGGGCAGTGAACAAATACCTGCCCCAGTGAATGAAACCGCATGGCCTCAAGAGCGAACCCGCCCGGTGGCGGGTGCCGTCGATCGGTGTGCGAGGATTCTCTCGCGGCGATCCCGCGAGCAAGAATGTTTCACCGTTCAATAATAGGGATCGCCCTGATGGATGGGGGGATCCTGTGGAACTGCGTCAGATTCAGTACTTCGTCACCGTTGCCGAGGAGCTGCATTTCGGCAGGGCGGCCGAGCGGCTGCACATAGGCCAGCCCGCGGTCAGCCAGCAGGTGCGCCGGCTGGAGCGGGAGCTGGGCACCCAGCTCTTCGACCGTTCCGGTCGCACCGTGACCCTCACCCCGGTCGGCCACGCCCTGCTGCCCGAGGGCCGCGAACTACTGAAGGCGCGGGACTCCTTCGCCGCCACGGCGCAACGGCTCACCACGCCGAGCGCCGCCGCCTTCCGTGTCGGCATCAGCTCCGCCCTGGGGCCCCGGCTGGACGACTTCCTGGACGCGCTACCCGACCGCGGCGCCGGCACCCGCTTCGAGTTCCAGACCCTCGACGCCCGCACGCGCCTGGAAGAGGTAGGTGCCGGACGGCTGGACGCGGCCTTCGTCCGCGGCCTCGAACACGCTCCTGGCCTGCGACTTCTCGGACTCTGGCACGATCCGCTGCTGGTCGCGCTGCCCGCCTCGCACGCGCTGGCCGCACACCGCCGCCTGGATCTGGCCGATCTGGCCGGGCTGCCCTTGCGCATCGCCTCCCGCGGGGAGAACGCAGTGCTCTTCGACGCCGTCGTCGCCGCCTGCCGCGCAGCGGGTTTCGAGCCGACCTTCGGCCCGCCCTCCACCCGGCTCCAGGACACCCTCGCCGAGCTCGGCGCGGGCGCGACCGGCTGGACCCTGATGTACCCGACAGCGGCAAACACGGTGTCCTCCCGCCGGATCTCCCTGCTTCCGCTCATCGGAGATCCCCTCACCATCCGCATGTCGCTCGCCGTACGGGAAAACGCCGACCCGGCACGCCTGGAGTTGCTGACGGCAGCAAGTGCACGGGTTCGGCGGAAAGTCGCGGGGGAGAACTGAGTCATCGGGCATGGCGAACTCTTTACCCTCCCGTTGATCTTCACTTGAAGACATGCGATACGTTATGAACAGACGAACTTCCGGCTTACGCCTTCGCCGATGTGCTTTCCGGCTGAAAAGTATGGGCAGTTGAACCGTGAAGTTCGCCAACGGGGTGATGTGACGGGGGATGCCGCTCGAGGAAAATCCTCCGAAATAACAGCGTGTTGAATCCCAGGCAATCCGTCGCGTCATGTCGCGACGGATTCACACGCGGCTGTCACCCCGCCAACTGCATGCGCCATACATGGAGGGGTAATGATCGTCAATCTTGATGTGACGCTGCGCGACGGGGGCTACCGCAACAACTTCGACTTCCCGCTGGACTACGCACTGCACCACGCGCGTGAGAGCGTCGCCGCCGGCATGGAGTGGGTCGAGATCGGCTACCGCAACGGCTCGTTCAAACCCAAGCCCGGGATCGGCCGTACTGGCGTGGGCGCCGACGACTACATACGCGCGGTCGCCGAGGTCGTCTCCCCCGACCGTCTCTGCATGATCCTGCACCCGAAGAACATCACCGAGGACGACCTGCCGCGCATGTACGATGCCGGCGTCCGCCTCATCCGGTTCTGCCTGCCCTCCGGCGCGCCGGAGCACGGGCTCGCCCTGCTCTCCCAGGCCGACGGGCTGGGCTTCACCACCACCGTCAACATCACCCGCGTCAGTCAGCTGGACCGGCGCCGACTGGTCGAACTCGCCGCGCTGTCCGGCGACGCCGGCGCCGACGTGGTCTATCTGGCCGACTCCAACGGCAGCATGCTGCCCCGCGAGGTGACCAACTGGTCACCCTGGTCCGCTCGGTGACCGACGCGGCCATCGGTCTGCACGCCCACAACAACCTCGGCCTGGCGCTGGCCAACGCCATCGCGGCCGTCGACGCGGGAGCCACCTGGATCGACTCCTCCATCCTGGGCATGGGCAAGGGCCCGGGCAACCTGGTGACCGAGCAGTGGCTGGCCTACCTCGGCCGGCGCGCCGACACCGACGCGTACGACCTCGGCCGGATCCTCAGCCTCGCCCACCGCATGGAGTCCCGGATCCCGGAAGCCACGCCCTCGCTGCCACTGCCCGACCTGGTCCTGGGGCACTTCGACCTCTCCGTCGAGGAACGCGCCAAGCTCCCCGTGGACCGGATCGGCGACGCGTTCTCGGCGGCCCGCGAACTGACCGCGGCAGGCGCCCGGTGACTTCGCGTCCCCCGGGGCCGGCGCTCGCTGCCGCGCCGGCCCCGGCCCCGGCCCTCGCCGTGCTGGGCGACGCCGACGCACCGCGCCACGCGGTCGTTCTCGCGCCCGTCATGCCCCGCTGGGACCACGGCTCGTTCTTCCACCAGGTCGCCGAACCGCTGCTCACCTCAGGACACCGGATCACGGTCTACGACACCCTGTCCTTACTGTGCGACGGTGACGACCTGAAGGCCCTCGTGGACCGCTGGGGGCGCCACCTCGCACCGCACGCGGACGGTGCGTGCGGCCCGTCCCCGGCCGTGGCCCCCGACCTGCTGGTCGGCAATGCCCTGGGCGGCGCCGTCGTCCAGGCCCTGCTCACGCACGAGTGGACCCATCACGCCAAAGTGCTGCTGCTTTCCGGTCCGTCCGTCGCCGACGACGAACTGGACACGAAACTGGAACGGATCGCCGCCGCCGTCCAGGCCCAGGGCCTTCCCTCGGCGCTGCGACTCCTCGAAGAGGCCGTCCGCGGCCCCGGCCGGCAACCCGGCGCCACCACCCTCCCGCGCACCGAGCCCGACGCCGGCCAACCCCCCGATCCCGAAGAGGAGTTGGCGGGGCGACGACTGTCCGCCGGCCTGCGGCTGCTGCACGCGGCCGATGTCCGCGGCCCTGTACGGGACTTCCCGGGCGCCCTCCTGCACGTGTACGGCGAACGGTCCCTGCTCGTCCAGCGCAAGCACTTGGCCACCGGACCCGGCCCGCGACACCACCTGACGGGCGTACCGCAGGCCGGAATGCGCCCCCACGCCGACCGGCCCGCCCTCACCCGCGACACCCTCACCCGCTTCCTGGGAGCTGAACACTCATGAACCGCAAGACCGTCGCAGTCCTGCCCGGCGACGGAATCGGACCGGAGGTCCTGGACGCCGCGCTGCCGGTGATCGAGACACTCGGCCTGCCCGTCGACCTCGAATTCGGTGACATCGGCTGGGAGTACTGGCGGAGCGAGGGCACCCCCGTTCCCGACCGTACCTGGGACCTGATCGGCCGCAGCGACGCCGTGCTGCTCGGCGCCACCACCAGCAAGCCACGCCGCGAGGCACTCGCGGAGCTGGCTCCCGAACTGCGTGCGTCTGCCCCGCAGTACATCTCGCCCATCATCCAACTCCGCCAGCGTCTCGACCTGTTCGCCAATCTGCGACCGGTGGAGAACCACCTCGGCGGCGGCACCCCGTACCGCTTCTGCGTGGTCCGGGAGAACACCGAGGGTCTGTACGCGGGCCTGGACTGGAACCACGTACCGGACGAGATGTGGCCGCTGGTCGCCGACCACCCCAACGTCCGCCGCAGCGGCCGCCCGGGCGCAACGGCCAGCGTCCGGCTGCAGACCTCGCACGGCCTGGACCGCATCCTGCGCTTCGCCTTCGAGACCGCCCGCGGCCACGGCTACGAACGGGTCACCCTCGCCGACAAGCCCAACGTCCTGCGGCACAGCAGCGCGTACGTCCTGGAACGGCTGGAGGCGATCGCCGCCGACTACCCGGAGATCCCCTTCGAGGTCCTCAACGTGGACGCGGTCGCCCTGTGGATGGCGCGCCGCCCGGAGCGCTTCGGCGTGATCGTCGCCGAGAACATGTTCGGCGACATCCTCTCCGACCTCGGCGGCGGCGTGATGGGCGGACTCGGCCTGGCGCCCAGCGCCAACATCGGTGAGGCCGGCAACTACTTCGAGCCGGTGCACGGCAGCGCCCCGGCGATGGCCGGACACGGGCGCGCCAATCCCGTCGCGGCGTTCCTCACCATCGGCCTGTTGCTGGAGCACCTCGGCTTCGAGGGCGAGGCGCGTGGTGTCCGGGACGCCGTACGCCATGTCACCCGCCGGCGCGACCGGGTCACTTACGACCTGGGCGGTGGCGCCACCACCACCGAGGCGGCCCAGGCGGTCATGGACGCCTGCCGCGAGGTCCCGCACGCCCCGACCTCAGCCGTCGTCACCATCGGGGACGAACTGCTCCGCGGTGATCTGGAGGACTCCAACGCCCGTGTCGCCTCGCGGATGCTCGCCGAGCGCGGCATCCCGGTCCGCGTCCGCCACACCATCGGCGACGACGAGGCCGGCATCGCCGACGCCATCCGTCCCTCCCTCGGCCGCGACGACGTGATCGTGGTGATGGGCGGGCTGGGCCCCACCTCGGACGACGTGACCCGCGGTGCCGTCGCCCGCGCGCTGGGACGCCCGCTCGAACACCGCGAGGAGGCGTGGCAGGGTCGTGGACCGCCTCACCCGATTCGGCGTCGCCATCCACGACGACAACCGCCGTCAGGCACTGTTCACCGAGGGCGCCGACCTGCTGCCCAACCTCAACGGTACTGCCTGGGGCTGCCGGACCCAGGTCCAGGAAAGCACCGTGATCATGCTCCCCGGGCCGCCGCGCGAATGCCTTCCGATGCTGGAGTCCGTGCTGCGCGACGGCCTGTCGCACCTCCCCGACCCCCCCGAGGTGACCGCCGTCTTCCGCCGCACGCTCGGCCTCATCGAAGCGGACGCGGCAGCCCTCGTCGATGAACTCGTACGGGACAGCGGTGTACCGGTCAAACCCGCGTACCGCTGGCACTACCCGTACGTCGACATCCGACTCGGCTGCCCGCCCGAATCCGCCGACGTCATGGCCAAGCGCCTGGACACGGCGCTCGCCGACCACGTCGTCACCGACCGGGACCGCACCGCCGTCCAGGAGCTGGCGCTTCTGCTCGACGAGCGCGGCCTCGTCCTGGACATCGACGACCAGCTCACCGGGGGCGTCCTCGCGGCCGAAGTGACCCGCGCGCGCCGGAGCGGCGAAGGCTCGGGCTCACTCGGCGTCTCCCTCTCCGGCGTCTGGCGGGGCGGGGGCCGTACGACCTACACCGGAACGGTCGCCATCACCTGCGTCGTCCGCGACGAGACCGGCGAGCGCGCCCACACGTCGACCGTCCCCCATCGCGGGGCCGAAGTCACCACCTACTTCACCGAGTTCGCGGCATGGTCCCTCACCCGGCACCTCACCGGCCGCGCCCACCCGCTCACGGAGGAATCCGCATGACCACCGCTCCCGTGGAAACCGAAGCGCTGCGCGAACGCATGGCCGGGCTGGACACGGCCGCCCTCTCGGACGCCATGGACAGCCTGCGCACCCCGCCCGGCGTGCTGCCCGGCATCGCGGCGCGCACCCCCGGCAGCATCGCCTGCGGACCCGCCTTCACCGTCCGCTACCGCGAGGTCGACGACGACACCGGCTTTCGCAACGCCGCCGACTACATCGACGACGTGCCGCCCGGTTCGGTCGTCGTCGTGGACAACGGCGGCAGCCGCATGTGCACCAACTGGGGCTCCCTCCTCAGTTCCGTCGCACTGCACCGCGGCGTCTGCGGAACGGTCGTGCACGGCTCGGTACGCGATGTGAAGGAGAGCCGCACCGCCGGGTACCCGCTGTTCAGCACCGGTGTGACGATGGTCAGCGGCAAGAACCGGGCGGTGCTGGACCGTACCGGCGCCGAGGTCGACATCGCGGGTACGTCCGTCCGCCCGGGCGACTGGATCTTCGCCGACGACAACGGCGCGCTACGCATCCCGGCCGACCTCGTCGAGGAGGTCGTCCGCCGCGCCGAGGCCGTGGAGCGTACGGAGTCCCGTATCCGGGCGGCGGCGCTCTGCGGCGACAGGCTGGACGAGGCACGCGCCCGCTTCGGCTACGCCCGTCCCTGGGAGGACAAGGGCGACCATGACGACCACTGAAGACACCGGGCGGCCCAGTCCCCCGCCCTTACAGGACGTCGGCTTCATCGACGTCCACTACCACGTAGGTCCGGACGCGTATCTGCGCCGCCACACCGCCGCCACCGCCGGTGCGATCTACGCCGGGCACGGGGGTTGGGTCGTCCTCAAGAACCACCTCGGCTCGACCGCGGCCCAGGCATGGGAGGCCCGCCAACAGGGGTTGCCCGTCTCCGGCTCGATCGTCCTCAACGCCCTGGCGGGAGGATTCGACGCGCGGGCCGTGGAACAGGCCGTCATCCAGCACGGCGAGGACAGCGGACTGCGCCTGATCGTCCATCTGCCCACGGTCACCGGCCGCACTCACCGCAGCCGGCTGACCCGCACCCCCTCCCAGCTCCTCGCCGGGGGCCTGCGCCCGCTCACCGTCGCCGACGACAGCCGGGTGTTGCGCACGGAGGTCCGTGAGGTCCTGCGCGCCGCACGGGATCTGCCGGTGGTCATCTCCACCGGCCACGCCGACGCCCACGAGGTGCGACTCCTGGTCGACGAGGCCGTACGGCTGGACCTGCCACGCCTGATGCTCAACCAGCCCGCCAATCCGATGACCGGGCTGACCTGCAAGGACCTCGTGGAGGTGGCCGCCGCGGAGCAGGTATGGACGGAGCAGACCGCGCTCACCCGACTTCTCGAATACCAGGACCTGTCCGACTTCACCGACGTCCTGTCCCTCCTGCCGAGGGTCGTCTACAGCTCCGACCTCGGCCAGCCGTCCCAGATGGACATCGAGCCATGGCTGGAGTGGAGCCGGTCGTCCTTCCACCAGGCCGAGTTGACTCCTGAACGGATCGCGGAGATCACCCGCACCGAGCCCCTGAAGATGCTGAGCCTGTGACCGCGCCCCCCGTCCTGCCGGACGTACAGGCGGGAGGCCGCCGCCCCCACCACCTGCCAGTGCTGAATGCGACCACACCCTGAAAACGCAGGAGTGGCCGGGCGGCCGGTGGCGGGGGCGGTACGCCGGAGCGCGTCGCCCCCGGTGGGCGCGCCTCGCCGAAGGGCCCCGCGGGGAACGGCCCTTCGCAGACGGCAGCCGTCTTCGTTCGGCGCGGGAGGTGCCGGCCGTCTCCCGGGTCCGGTACGGCTCGGCACCGGCCGGGGGACGGGGTCACCG
This window encodes:
- a CDS encoding RraA family protein; the encoded protein is MTTAPVETEALRERMAGLDTAALSDAMDSLRTPPGVLPGIAARTPGSIACGPAFTVRYREVDDDTGFRNAADYIDDVPPGSVVVVDNGGSRMCTNWGSLLSSVALHRGVCGTVVHGSVRDVKESRTAGYPLFSTGVTMVSGKNRAVLDRTGAEVDIAGTSVRPGDWIFADDNGALRIPADLVEEVVRRAEAVERTESRIRAAALCGDRLDEARARFGYARPWEDKGDHDDH
- a CDS encoding multidrug effflux MFS transporter — translated: MKTASTRAPYALLLAVLCSLNAGGLFASDINLPGVPATAHAFHTPVASVQWTFSAFMIGIAVSQAVYGPVSDAYGRKGVIVSGLGLFVVASLVCAVAPTVEVFGAGRLLQALGAGSGMVLGRAVISDLYEERDAARMFATVMPIVGVSPSVAPLVGGYLTTYVSWRAAFAVTALLGLVTLVVMITSIPESLPPERRSKHLGTTLKAYPKLLTRPLFWAYTINLAVAYGGYFGYLAASPLVFEKMGLATQTTSYCYITVSIAYVAGNLTSRTLVRARPVDRLLWMGHGFFLAGALMMLGLGLSGAGRPWGLLVLVFMPVMTFGNGFLLPLSMSAGVTAFRSTAGSASGLMGALQLLAASLGIFLSSRLPAGDLSALGWFVMAAAVLGTAAFALFLSLAARQPSAPQRCDGEFRGAGTEAGDLRGVTAD
- a CDS encoding LysR family transcriptional regulator, giving the protein MELRQIQYFVTVAEELHFGRAAERLHIGQPAVSQQVRRLERELGTQLFDRSGRTVTLTPVGHALLPEGRELLKARDSFAATAQRLTTPSAAAFRVGISSALGPRLDDFLDALPDRGAGTRFEFQTLDARTRLEEVGAGRLDAAFVRGLEHAPGLRLLGLWHDPLLVALPASHALAAHRRLDLADLAGLPLRIASRGENAVLFDAVVAACRAAGFEPTFGPPSTRLQDTLAELGAGATGWTLMYPTAANTVSSRRISLLPLIGDPLTIRMSLAVRENADPARLELLTAASARVRRKVAGEN
- a CDS encoding 4-oxalocrotonate tautomerase family protein, giving the protein MPLIHVQQTPGKTAEQKAQLVRDLTDAYVQATGSKPESVWLTVQEIGTDSWSIAGETLAARAAKR
- a CDS encoding isocitrate/isopropylmalate family dehydrogenase, with the translated sequence MNRKTVAVLPGDGIGPEVLDAALPVIETLGLPVDLEFGDIGWEYWRSEGTPVPDRTWDLIGRSDAVLLGATTSKPRREALAELAPELRASAPQYISPIIQLRQRLDLFANLRPVENHLGGGTPYRFCVVRENTEGLYAGLDWNHVPDEMWPLVADHPNVRRSGRPGATASVRLQTSHGLDRILRFAFETARGHGYERVTLADKPNVLRHSSAYVLERLEAIAADYPEIPFEVLNVDAVALWMARRPERFGVIVAENMFGDILSDLGGGVMGGLGLAPSANIGEAGNYFEPVHGSAPAMAGHGRANPVAAFLTIGLLLEHLGFEGEARGVRDAVRHVTRRRDRVTYDLGGGATTTEAAQAVMDACREVPHAPTSAVVTIGDELLRGDLEDSNARVASRMLAERGIPVRVRHTIGDDEAGIADAIRPSLGRDDVIVVMGGLGPTSDDVTRGAVARALGRPLEHREEAWQGRGPPHPIRRRHPRRQPPSGTVHRGRRPAAQPQRYCLGLPDPGPGKHRDHAPRAAARMPSDAGVRAARRPVAPPRPPRGDRRLPPHARPHRSGRGSPRR
- a CDS encoding AAA family ATPase; this encodes MGQRSVRSRRTLYERESELTAVEEALSELTGLRKDGSEAPERPRGALLAFAGRAGIGKTTLLAEVRRRAAAKGCTVLSARGGEQEQRVAFHVARQLLQPHLAGFSEAELRASLGSWYAIVGPALGLCAAAEGAPPDQQGLRAGLDWVLTHLAVQRAPMVLVLDDAHWADPESLSWLAAFAPRAEELPLLLVVGYRPDELPDHAESFRVLPGRAGQRPVDLEPLSAAAVARLVREDLGAQADDAFCRECWAVTAGNPFEAVELTAKVRDRGLVPTEAGAHLLRDLAAAVKGSGLIARLERLGTSTVRFAWACAVLGTEIAPPLAAAVAGLGSEEAADAADALRGARILTGADTLEFVHPLVATAVYRAIPGGVRVALHGQAAWCVINEGLGPSAAARHLMESHPDGDVWVVQQLRAAARETQRAGAPDAARRYLARALREPPPFKERAAVLYELGCASLLTEPATTVNHLRAALEEPITDPELRHNVVYRLSQVLAHSDRLAEASETLARESRMTADARVRLRMQSEQFMWDAFRADEPDSPARSRRLTRLADRLTGRDLTERYVIGLRAWDATLRGEPAHVALEHAERALAGGLGWAEADRGFEVPILVALTFMYADRPGRTEELFAAGIADFESQGWHGAHLSFGYTILAYVRYRRGRLAEAEDFVRAGFRLAERVGPGTPVHWYAVATLVEILLARGRVAEAARTAEEYAFRAPFPAAVTFPDAQIVYGQLLLARGLTKDAAAELAAAGRRLDPRGIRNPSWCPWQLHLARAESHDAPDRAVATAHEAVQRARQYGAPSAVGQALRAAAEVSSGSARVKLLEESVAHLERSPAAYELACALVALGTELRRSGRPKEAAEHLYRGLDAAVQCGADGLVEEARDELAAAGLRPRRLHSTETDTLTARERTAAALTAGGRTADQVAEELHIDEPSVVRLLSAVYRKVGTDRTGLAAALGEQPPA
- a CDS encoding DUF6282 family protein; translation: MTTTEDTGRPSPPPLQDVGFIDVHYHVGPDAYLRRHTAATAGAIYAGHGGWVVLKNHLGSTAAQAWEARQQGLPVSGSIVLNALAGGFDARAVEQAVIQHGEDSGLRLIVHLPTVTGRTHRSRLTRTPSQLLAGGLRPLTVADDSRVLRTEVREVLRAARDLPVVISTGHADAHEVRLLVDEAVRLDLPRLMLNQPANPMTGLTCKDLVEVAAAEQVWTEQTALTRLLEYQDLSDFTDVLSLLPRVVYSSDLGQPSQMDIEPWLEWSRSSFHQAELTPERIAEITRTEPLKMLSL